TTGGTGGCTTTTTGGAAATCTTGGTAAGCTTTAATCGCAGCCGAGAAATCCTCTTGAACCAACAAAAAAGCGGAAGAACCTTTGAGCAATTCCGACATGGGTTGCCATTTTTCATCATCTTGAATGGCAATACCCATTAGGGTATTTTTTGTTACCGTGCATGTTGCTCCTGCTGGACGCAGCCGTCGCCGTAGGTCTGTAATTTCGGCAACTGTTAGTCCTTGATAATCAATCACTAGCGCTAGTTGTGACTGACTCAAAGTTTCTTTGAGTTCAGCAACAATCTCTTTTTTGTTTTCTATAGTTCTACCCATACTTGTTTCACCTCCTTTAAAGGTTTTGTTATTTGTTGTTTGGAGCAACTAACAAACAACTACTAACACTCACCGAAAACAATAAACCCCAGCTGCAAAAGCCGGGGATTTGGTTGAAAGGTAGATTTGCAACTACCCTTCTCCTGATGCCAGAACTACCACACCAAAGAAGGGTAGAAATTCAAGCAATTTGGATGTAAACCTCGGCAGGATATTAAGCCAACGGCACCTGCTGTCTCCGGCTTTGTTATTTAATTTTGTTGTGAGTTATTGGCCATTAGTTATTAGCAAATGACAAAGGACAAATAACCAATAACTAACTTTATCTTTATGCTGCTTCTGTTTTTAGGTCGCGTAAGGCGTTGATATCGACTTTAATCGATGGCCCCATAGTGGCAGACACGTACATTGTGCGCCAATAACGACCTTTTGCTCCTGAAGGGCGATTACGGTCAATTGTTTCTTGTAAGGCTTTTAAATTTACCAGTAAATCTTCTGGTGAGAATGACGCCTTACCAAACATAACATGGACAATACCTGTACGATCAGCACGAAACTCTAATTTACCAGCTTTGAATTCTGCGATCGCATTTGCTAGGTCAAATGTTACTGTACCACCTTTGGGTGAGGGCATCAAACCACGTGGACCAAGCAATTTACCAAGCTTCGCTACCTGTGGCATAACATCAGGTGTGGCGATGAGCTTGTCAAAGTCCATCATTCCTTTTTGAATTTCGTCTATCAGTTCTTCTGAACCGACGATATCCGCCCCTGCGTTGGTTGCTTCTGTGACTTTTTCACCTCTAGCAATGACTGCCACTCGTACTTCTTGTCCTGTACCTTTAGGCAGTACAACCGTTGTCCGCAATTGTTGATCAGTATACTTCGGATCAATTCCCAAGCGAATGTGTGCTTCTGCTGCTTCGGGAAATTTTGCTGTTGCTGTCTGTTTTAAAAGACTTAAAGCATCTAAGGGAGCATACTCCCTATCTTCTACTTTCTCTAACAGCGCCTGTAAACGACGCGATACTCTTTTTGTCATTTTTCTCTCCTGGGGTCCTTAGCGAGATAATTTCTCTCCCCCAAAACAATTTTGGATTTTGTCTTAAATCTGTTGCATTTTGACTGTTGACCAATGACTAATCAGTCACTGTTACGCCCATGTTCTTGGCAGTGCCTGCAATAATCTTCATCGCTGCTTCAATATCATTGGCGTTAAGGTCAGGCATTTTGGTTTGGGCTATCTGCCGCAGTTGCTCTTGTGTAATTGAACCTACTTTCTTTTTGTTGGGTTCGCTAGAGCCTTTATCGATTTTTGCTGCTTTGGTAATCAACACCGATGCGGGTGGAGTCTTAAGTACAAAAGTGAAACTCCGGTCTTCATATACCGAAATTTCTACTGGTATTACCGTCCCAGCTTGGTCTGCTGTTTTGGCGTTGTACTCTTTGCAGAACATCATAATATTAACACCATGCTGACCCAAGGCGGGCCCAACTGGCGGTGCTGGGTTGGCTTTCCCAGCATTCAGGGCCAATTTAATGACCGCTACTACTTTTTTCGCCATTTGTGATTAGCTCTGTTTTTGAACCTGATTAAATTCCAATTCTACTGGTGTATCTCGTCCAAATATCGACAGCAAGGCTTTGAGTTTACTCCGTTCTGGGCTAACCTCTATGACCTCACCTTCAAAATCTTTAAACGGACCAGTAAGCACGACTATCTTATCACCAGTAGCCATATCAATTTTGACAATTGGCTCTTGTTCTGTGGTCTGTTTGAAGATTCTTTCTACTTCTGTATGACTCAATGGCATCGGTTTAACGTGACCGCGACCTTTGCCACTCCCACGTCTTTGTTCTGCTCCCACAAAATTAATTACATGGGAGGTATTTCGCACCACTTGCCAAGTGTCATCATCCATAATCATTCTTACCAGCACATAACCAGGAAATACTTTTTCCTCGGTGTGCTGACGGCTGCCATCCTTACGGATTTTCACTGCTGGCGTGTGCGGAATCTCCACCCGGAGAATTTTGTCAGCTACATCAAAGGTTTGGATGCGCTGTTCTAGGTTTGTTTTAACACGCTTTTCACAGCCAGAGGCTACTTGTACTGCATACCAGCGGGCTTCTTGCTCTCTTGCCGCAGGTTCTGAGCTATCATCTGACTGTAAAGCCAAATTGTGACCTTCGTCTGTTGCAGAAGTCATCCGAACACCTGTTGTGCTGCCCAAGTAAAGAATTTATCGACCAAAAAAATTAAAGATGCAGAGAGTGACACCATTAATAACACAGCTGCTGATTCACTCACCAACTGCTTTCGACTGGGCCAAACTACTTTTTCAAATTCTTCTTTAATTCCTTGAAAGAAGTTCCCCAAGCTAAAACCATTGCTGGTTTCTTCCATTTCTGCTTCATTTTTCTTGGCCACGGTCGCTTGCTCCCCCATTGCCTGATAGCTATTAACTGGATAATTTTCTATTGATAACTGTAGCTCTGGCTCAAACCAAATTTGCTTGAGGCTAGAGGCTACAAGTATAGATTCAATTATACCCAAAATCAAATACTAGCAAAGCTACCATAATAGCGATCGCATTTGCCTTGGTTTTTTTTGTTCTCAGTTACAGCGCGCCCTGGAGGACTTGAACCCCCGACATCAGGTTTTGGAGACCTGCGTTCTACCAACTGAACTAAGAGCGCATATGCTGCCTTTGATTCAGCTATCGCGTTTTACCTTTACTAGTTTAACGCAATTTGGCATTTTTGGTTAACTTTTTTAGTCGGGGGACAAATCAGCGGCTGATGCCGCTTGATGATTGAGTTTTCTCCCATATCTTAACTGATAGATCACAAAGGGCGGTCAAAGCGTTGTTTAATCCGAGTAGCTTTGCCAACACGATTGCGTAGGTAGTAAAGCTTCGCACGCCGCACCTTACCGCGACGTATGACTTTAATGCTGTCAATACGAGGAGAGTGAATCAGAAAAACCCGCTCAACGCCAACACCTTGGAACACACGCCGGACTGTAATGGTTTCATTAATGCCGCCGTTGCGTTTAGCGATGACAACTCCTTCGTAGGGCTGTACGCGGTATTTGTCTCCTTCTTTAATTTTGACTCCGACTTTAACGGTGTCACCGACATATATATCGGGCACATTAGATTTTAGCTGTTCCGCTTCAATTGAGCGGATAATCTCTTGAGCGTTCATAGTCAATCAAAAACTCACAATCATCCATAATAAATCCACTATTGCTTTTGAGTCTAGTAAATTTTCACCAAGCCCTTCGGGCAGGCAATGGGAATAGGCAACAGGCAATAGTATATAGCACTCAATAGCACTCAATTTGGCGACGCTATGAAAGCTACCCATGCCTCATCAATCTAAAGTCTAAAATTCAAAATCTAAAATTCTGGTAGCGGATGACGTTTCCGGGAGTTGTGTCGTCAAATAGAAGATGTATTTGAAGATGGCTTTGCCACAGGTGTGAGTGTTATGAAATTTAGTGTGGTCATCACGACCTACAACCGCTTAAACTTGCTCAAAAGAGCAATAAATTCTGCTTTAAACCAGACGATTGCTACTGAAGTAGTGGTAGCTGATGATTGTTCTTCTGATGGTACGCAAGAGTATGTAAATGGCTTAATGAAAAAGCTGTCACTTAGTGAAGACTCACGACTTGTATACCATCGCAATGAAGTAAACTCTGGTCATTCGGCAACTGTCAATGCTGGTATTGCTAAAGCTAGCGGTGAATGGATTAAGTTTTTGGATGATGACGACTACTTAGCTGTCAATTGTCTAGAAGAAATGGCAAGGGCGATCGCACTCCAACCTCAAGCAGTGATTTGTTCCTGTATTGCCGCTCAAGTGGATGAAAATGAAGTTGAGTGCGATCGCACTCCTCAAGTAGGACCTGGTTTAGCTTTTTATGTCCCGCAAGCTGATATTCATTACGGCATGTTGCTGGAACTTCTGCCTTTTGGTACACCTGTACAAGTAGCTTGCCGTCGAGATGCTTTTTTGCAAACAGGGGGTTGGGATTCTACATTTGATGCTAATTGTGATGATATTGATTCTTGGATTCACATTGCCAAATTTGGAGATGCGATTTTTCTCAATCAATGTCTTGCTTACCGCACCATATGGCCCGGTGCTTATAACCACAAGTTTTCTCCATCTCGGCGCTTGAATGCAAATATTTTAATCAAAGAAAAGATCTATGCTTTAGTAGATGAAATGCATTATTCTCATATCCCTAATTTTAAGGATATTAAAGATTATTTGAAATTACATTGGTTTATAGTAGCTCTTAAGCAACAAAAAATTCATAATATCATTAATATAATCTTTCCTTCTTTCTTTTCTTGGAAAGCTTGGCAACTTTTGTTAAATGCTGTAATAGCACGTCGTTTTCAGTATCAAAATAATCATGTTCGTAAAGTTGTACTGATTGAGTTATGATTGTTTGGCAATGCTGTAAATATTTTTGCGTAAGGTCTGTATAGTAGTTAATGATTTGCTTTGAATGAATAATATTTAATAATTCATAGTGGAAGTTAAAAAATAATACCAATTTGAGAAATGAGTGTGGCAGATAGATTTACAGAACCTATAGACATCCGGTTTTATTTATGAGCTTACTCGTGAAGACCGGGAACTCTTAACAGAAAATGTATTGAGCTTTTCGCAAAAATCAAATATAAATCCTATATACCTAGATCAGTAGCTCAATCTAAAATCCAAAATCCTATTAGCTGTATTTCAACATATCTACTTATATCAAGATATTGATTATTAATTATGCGAATTATACATATTTTAAATGAGGTTCAAGAAATTGGTAACGGTATTGTCAATGTAGCTGTCGATTTAGCTTGTCTGCAAGCAAAAGATGGCCATGAGGTGGCAGTAATATCTAGTGGTGGAAGTTACGAAAATTTATTAGCAAATTATGGTGTTAAGCACTATCAATTAGATCAAACACGCAAACCAGTCAATCTCATCAAAGCCGCTATTAGATATCGGGCAATCGTCAAAGAATTTCAGCCAGATATTGTTCATGCCCATATGATGACAGGAGTAATATTAGCAGCTTTTTTGAGAAACAAAGGTAAAAGTAGATATAGCTTAGTTTCGACTGTACACAATGAATTTCAACGCAGCAGTATATTTATGGGGCTAGCTGACCGAGTAATTGCTGTTAGTAAAGCAGTTGCTGAGGCTATGGCACAGCGTGGTATTTCTCAAGAAAAACTGTGGGTAGTATGTAATGGTACTTTAGGAAGCCCCCGCAGCCGACCCCTCCAAGAGTATAAACCTTTACCTTTACAACATCCAGCGATCGCGACTGTGGCAGGGATGTATTATCGTAAAGGTATAGCCGAGTTAATTGCAGCTTTTGAGCAAGTAGCCTCAGATTTTCCCCAAGCACATTTATACATAGTCGGAAACGGACCTGATCGCCATGAGTTTGAGGAACAAGCAAGCAAAACATCTGTCAGTTCACGCATCCACTTTGAAGGCTTTCAACCAGAACCCCAATGTTATCTACTAGCTTGTGATATATTTGTCCTCGCTTCTCACCGTGATCCTTGCCCCTTAGTAATTTCCGAAGCCCGCGAAGCTAGTTGTGCAATTGTAGCTACAGAAGTAGATGGCATTCCCGAAGCATTGGATTATGGAAAAGCTGGTATTTTAGTACCAGCAAAAGACCCAAATACTTTAGCAGCAGCTTTAGTTAAACTGCTGAGTAACCCAGAAACACTCCACCAGTGGAAGGTAAAGGCAATTCAAAATCTAGAACGGTTAAACGTTTACCGTGTTCATCAAGAAACACTAGCAGTGTATCAAGGGTTAGTTAGTGGTTAGTGGATATTGGGGAGATGGGGAGATGAGGGGTGTGAGGGGTGTGAGGGGTGTGTAGACGCGCTTTGCGCGGCTTAAGGTAAGGGTGGGGTGTGAGAAGTGGTAAACAACTAACCACTAACCACTAACCACTAACTACTAACAATTATTTTTTCAAAGTAGCTGATGCATTAAGTTTGTAACTGGCTATAACTTGGTTAACTGTTGGTAATAGTTCTTTATATTGCTCACTAGGTACAATATAGGAGTCAATGGAAATTTTGTCACCTTGGGATTTGATAAAACTATTAGCTGTGAGTGATCCGGAGGCATTTCCGCTTTTAGCTGTATAACTCCAAGTAATCCTCACACTGCCGTCATTTTGTCTGACAGGCTGATCCATTCTAAAGTCTGGTTCTGACTCAAATTTGTTAATAAACCGCTTCAAAATATTGGTTAATTCTTCTTGAGTGGGAGTGTTTTCAGTGTTGAAAACATTGACTTGAATCAGACCATTCTCAGTTGGATCAAGCCAATAGATAATTACTTCGTTGGCATTACTGTTATCCCTGAGATTCCAGCCTTGGGGAACATCGATAGAGAACAAACCAGTGTCGTAGGAATAGGTTTGTAGGTTGCGTATTACGACTGGTCGGAAGTTACCAGTTGTGGTTCCGGAGGTTGAAGTCGAAGAACTTGAAGAATTGGAAGAACTTGAAGAACTTGAAGAATTGGAAGAACTTGAGGTAGAAGGTTCACTAGGAGTAGGACTGACCTGAGTCGGAGTTGCTACTGGTGTGTCAGAGTTAGAGTTATCTTGTTCGGAAATACTAGCACCGATAAAAGCCAATGCTACAATTAAGACCCCTAAAGCCCCAAGGCAAGAATAAAGAATGATTGCTGCTTTTGTCCAAGCTCTTTGGTGGGCTTTAAAGTCTTCAATACTACGCCACTGCCGACTTCTCCAAGCCCATGTGTTACCTTTTGCACCCAAGACAAAAGGCATCGGTATACCCACGTAAGGAACCCAAGATAACAGTCCAATCCAGACTTGATTGGTGATACTCCACAATGGAGACATCAAAAATGCTCCCCAGTTCCAACCTTGAATTTCCGGAGGTACGGGAACATTGGTATTAAATGTGCCACCTCCACCTAGCCAGTCAGAATTCGTGGTTGCAGCAGGTGAGACGTATTGTTGAGGATTGTAACTTCCGCCCGACCAGTTTGGGTTAGAACCCAGGGGAGTAACAACAGGTTGGATGTGCTGGGGGGGTTGTCCACCTGAGTTGATAACTGTGGGTGGTGGGGAATATCCTCCAGGGTTTAGTGATGCAGGTGTATTGTATTGGGGAGAAGGTTCTGTGGGTGCAACGTAATTATTAACCGCAGGAGACTGTAAAGCATCAATCATGTCTTTGGCGGTAGGATAGCGATCGCCTGGATGATATGCGATCGCTTTATCTAGTACCATCCGTAAACTAGGACTGACATTCATGGCATACTGATGCCACATGATCTCTCCAGTTCTGGGATCTGTTTGCAACTCCTGTGGCATTCTCCCAGTCAACAAATAAATCATTGTGATCGCTAAGCTGTAGAGATCACTGCTGTAAACAGGCCTACCAGCTGCTTGTTCTGGAGGCATAAATCCTGGTGTGCCGATGACAATCGAACTAGTGGGGTTGCCTTGAGAGTTAACGATTGTACCCATCGATTCCCGTACTGCCCCAAAGTCAATCAGCACCGGTATATTATCTGCATCTCGCAGAATTATATTGTCTGGTTTAATATCCCGATGGATGATGTGTCTGCTGTGTACGAAGTTGAGAACGTACAACAAACTCTTGAGTATTTCCCGCACAGCACTCTCACTCATTACTCCTTCAGTGTGTACTTTTTCAGTGAGAGTTTTACCTTCTACATATTCTTGAACTAAATAAAACTGACCTTGTTCAGCAAAATACGCATACAAATTGGGAATCCGGTTGTTGCTGTTTCCCAAATCCTCCAAAATGGCAGCTTCTCGCTGGAACCTGTCTTGTACCATTTTATATATCTGCGGATTCTCTGTAACAGGCTTCAGCTGCTTAATGACACAACGACGACCGGAAGGCAAATGTGTATCTTCTGTTAGAAAAGTTTTGCCGAAACCACCTTCTCCTAAAACTTTCACAATCTTGTAACGATTGTTGATAATAGTTTGTAACATTATAATACACAACCTCTATGTTATCTTAATTACTTGATATAGGAAGTATCTAGTGCAATACGGCGGAAATAATTTAGAATTTTAAGATATGGACAAAAATCTTATGTGACGATTTTTACCTTTTGCCTCCTGTGTGTTGGCTGGTGGTGCTAGTGATCTAGTAATTAAAACAATCCATGCAGCTGAGATTACGGAAAATCACTATCAGGAAATAATCTTTAGATTGAGTGAATTCACAAGGTAGATACCTGAGTCAACTTAGTTCACAAAAAATTTATGAATTTCTTTACCTTTTCATTGTTGTTTTTTTTGCTGGTTTAATAGTAAACAATGATTAGTTATTTTTTGATGACAAATAATCAATGATTTTAGCTGTATCAAATCAGCTTTGAAACTGTTTGATATACTTTTATAATTATCTTAATGTTTAAAAACTTACTATATTTTTTGCGCCTTTTGTGTAAAGAATTAATATTTTATGTGTATTGATAATTACTATTGGCTGGGTAGGGGAGTAGCCTAATGAGTAATGCATTTTTACGTATGGTTGCTGGTAGTCAAGAGTATTCCTACTCGCTGCTAACCACTGGTGAGATGGTACTGGGACGTGACCCCAGTAGTTGTCAAATTGTCTTAGATTCCAATGTCTACAATATGGTTTCGCGGCGTCATGCGGTCATTCGTCCATCTCAAACACCAGATGGTAGAACTAGCTTTCTAGTTTGCGATCTCAATAGTGCTAATGGAACTTATTTAAACGGACAGATTTTGCAGGGATGTCAGGAATTGCAAAATGGCGATCGCATTACTCTTGGTAATAATGGTCCAGAATTCTTTTTCGAATATCAGTATCAGTACAATCCTCAGCCTATTAGTATACCACAGCCAGCACCTGTAACAAATAATGCAGCCTTTAACTATTCAGCGCCTTCACCTAGTACCAATGATGATACTAGCCTGTCGCAACTAATACCGCTTTTGTCAACACCCAAAGATTTAACTCGCAAAGCCTACTTAGTACCAGGCATCATTACCGTTATCTTCGTGGTACTACTGTTTTTTGTCCAAGGTTATTTATATCAAATATTACTAGGGGCATACTTGGCTGGGGCAACCTTATATTTTATCTACCAGTTATGTGGCAAACCTAAACCCTGGTGGGTGTTAATTGCTTCAATCATCACCACAATGGTAGTTTTGGCTAGCCCCATACTTGATCTTTTCATCATTGTGTTTCGCGGCATTCTACAAGGAAGCATACCTGAAGATCCCAGTAGCCTCAGTTTTCCCGAATTATTTCTTCGCTTCTTTATAGGCGCTGGGTTACTAGAAGAATTAGTCAAAGCCTTACCCATCATCGTATTTTATTTAATTGGCAAATCGCTAGTATCCCCTAAACGGGAGCGTATCGGTGTTTGGGAACCCTTGGATGGAATTTTGCTGGGGGCAGCTTCCGCAGTTGGCTTTACTTTGTTTGAAACCTTGGGTCAATATGTGCCTGGTAGAATTGCAGAAGTGGCCCAAGAGATGGGAACAGAAGCGGCTTTGGGAGCAGGGTTGCAATTACTGATTCCACGAATACTAGGCGAAGTTGCAGGACATATGGCTTGGAGTGGCTGGTTTGGATATTGTATTGGTTTGGGTATCCTCAAGCCACGTCTAGCTTCGCGAATTCTGCCCATAGGATACTTAAGTGCTGCTGGGCTGCATGGTTTGTGGAACAGCAGCGCGGGTTTAGCGGGATCGTTGGGAGTTTTCGTTTTAGGGTTGTTGGTAGTAGTTGGGGGAATATCTTATGCTTTGTTGGTAACAGCAATTATCAAAGCACGTGCTTTGTCGCCGACGCGTGAGCAGAATTTCGCCACTCGCTTTTTTAAGTAATGACCCGAAAGTTGATTTTTAAACGCAGAGTCACGCAGAGGTTTTCGCAAAGGAACGCAAAGTGTTAATAAGAGCTACTTCGCTTTGTGTTTTGAAAAATTTGGGATGCTCTCGTA
Above is a genomic segment from Fischerella sp. JS2 containing:
- the nusG gene encoding transcription termination/antitermination protein NusG, with product MTSATDEGHNLALQSDDSSEPAAREQEARWYAVQVASGCEKRVKTNLEQRIQTFDVADKILRVEIPHTPAVKIRKDGSRQHTEEKVFPGYVLVRMIMDDDTWQVVRNTSHVINFVGAEQRRGSGKGRGHVKPMPLSHTEVERIFKQTTEQEPIVKIDMATGDKIVVLTGPFKDFEGEVIEVSPERSKLKALLSIFGRDTPVELEFNQVQKQS
- the secE gene encoding preprotein translocase subunit SecE, coding for MAKKNEAEMEETSNGFSLGNFFQGIKEEFEKVVWPSRKQLVSESAAVLLMVSLSASLIFLVDKFFTWAAQQVFG
- a CDS encoding serine/threonine-protein kinase, which encodes MLQTIINNRYKIVKVLGEGGFGKTFLTEDTHLPSGRRCVIKQLKPVTENPQIYKMVQDRFQREAAILEDLGNSNNRIPNLYAYFAEQGQFYLVQEYVEGKTLTEKVHTEGVMSESAVREILKSLLYVLNFVHSRHIIHRDIKPDNIILRDADNIPVLIDFGAVRESMGTIVNSQGNPTSSIVIGTPGFMPPEQAAGRPVYSSDLYSLAITMIYLLTGRMPQELQTDPRTGEIMWHQYAMNVSPSLRMVLDKAIAYHPGDRYPTAKDMIDALQSPAVNNYVAPTEPSPQYNTPASLNPGGYSPPPTVINSGGQPPQHIQPVVTPLGSNPNWSGGSYNPQQYVSPAATTNSDWLGGGGTFNTNVPVPPEIQGWNWGAFLMSPLWSITNQVWIGLLSWVPYVGIPMPFVLGAKGNTWAWRSRQWRSIEDFKAHQRAWTKAAIILYSCLGALGVLIVALAFIGASISEQDNSNSDTPVATPTQVSPTPSEPSTSSSSNSSSSSSSSNSSSSSTSTSGTTTGNFRPVVIRNLQTYSYDTGLFSIDVPQGWNLRDNSNANEVIIYWLDPTENGLIQVNVFNTENTPTQEELTNILKRFINKFESEPDFRMDQPVRQNDGSVRITWSYTAKSGNASGSLTANSFIKSQGDKISIDSYIVPSEQYKELLPTVNQVIASYKLNASATLKK
- the rplK gene encoding 50S ribosomal protein L11, with amino-acid sequence MAKKVVAVIKLALNAGKANPAPPVGPALGQHGVNIMMFCKEYNAKTADQAGTVIPVEISVYEDRSFTFVLKTPPASVLITKAAKIDKGSSEPNKKKVGSITQEQLRQIAQTKMPDLNANDIEAAMKIIAGTAKNMGVTVTD
- a CDS encoding PrsW family glutamic-type intramembrane protease, which produces MSNAFLRMVAGSQEYSYSLLTTGEMVLGRDPSSCQIVLDSNVYNMVSRRHAVIRPSQTPDGRTSFLVCDLNSANGTYLNGQILQGCQELQNGDRITLGNNGPEFFFEYQYQYNPQPISIPQPAPVTNNAAFNYSAPSPSTNDDTSLSQLIPLLSTPKDLTRKAYLVPGIITVIFVVLLFFVQGYLYQILLGAYLAGATLYFIYQLCGKPKPWWVLIASIITTMVVLASPILDLFIIVFRGILQGSIPEDPSSLSFPELFLRFFIGAGLLEELVKALPIIVFYLIGKSLVSPKRERIGVWEPLDGILLGAASAVGFTLFETLGQYVPGRIAEVAQEMGTEAALGAGLQLLIPRILGEVAGHMAWSGWFGYCIGLGILKPRLASRILPIGYLSAAGLHGLWNSSAGLAGSLGVFVLGLLVVVGGISYALLVTAIIKARALSPTREQNFATRFFK
- a CDS encoding glycosyltransferase family 2 protein, which encodes MKFSVVITTYNRLNLLKRAINSALNQTIATEVVVADDCSSDGTQEYVNGLMKKLSLSEDSRLVYHRNEVNSGHSATVNAGIAKASGEWIKFLDDDDYLAVNCLEEMARAIALQPQAVICSCIAAQVDENEVECDRTPQVGPGLAFYVPQADIHYGMLLELLPFGTPVQVACRRDAFLQTGGWDSTFDANCDDIDSWIHIAKFGDAIFLNQCLAYRTIWPGAYNHKFSPSRRLNANILIKEKIYALVDEMHYSHIPNFKDIKDYLKLHWFIVALKQQKIHNIINIIFPSFFSWKAWQLLLNAVIARRFQYQNNHVRKVVLIEL
- a CDS encoding glycosyltransferase family 4 protein, giving the protein MRIIHILNEVQEIGNGIVNVAVDLACLQAKDGHEVAVISSGGSYENLLANYGVKHYQLDQTRKPVNLIKAAIRYRAIVKEFQPDIVHAHMMTGVILAAFLRNKGKSRYSLVSTVHNEFQRSSIFMGLADRVIAVSKAVAEAMAQRGISQEKLWVVCNGTLGSPRSRPLQEYKPLPLQHPAIATVAGMYYRKGIAELIAAFEQVASDFPQAHLYIVGNGPDRHEFEEQASKTSVSSRIHFEGFQPEPQCYLLACDIFVLASHRDPCPLVISEAREASCAIVATEVDGIPEALDYGKAGILVPAKDPNTLAAALVKLLSNPETLHQWKVKAIQNLERLNVYRVHQETLAVYQGLVSG
- the rplA gene encoding 50S ribosomal protein L1, with the protein product MTKRVSRRLQALLEKVEDREYAPLDALSLLKQTATAKFPEAAEAHIRLGIDPKYTDQQLRTTVVLPKGTGQEVRVAVIARGEKVTEATNAGADIVGSEELIDEIQKGMMDFDKLIATPDVMPQVAKLGKLLGPRGLMPSPKGGTVTFDLANAIAEFKAGKLEFRADRTGIVHVMFGKASFSPEDLLVNLKALQETIDRNRPSGAKGRYWRTMYVSATMGPSIKVDINALRDLKTEAA
- the rplS gene encoding 50S ribosomal protein L19, with amino-acid sequence MNAQEIIRSIEAEQLKSNVPDIYVGDTVKVGVKIKEGDKYRVQPYEGVVIAKRNGGINETITVRRVFQGVGVERVFLIHSPRIDSIKVIRRGKVRRAKLYYLRNRVGKATRIKQRFDRPL
- the rplJ gene encoding 50S ribosomal protein L10 is translated as MGRTIENKKEIVAELKETLSQSQLALVIDYQGLTVAEITDLRRRLRPAGATCTVTKNTLMGIAIQDDEKWQPMSELLKGSSAFLLVQEDFSAAIKAYQDFQKATKKTELRGGVMEGRLLKEPDVKALGDLPSKEQLMAQIAGAINALATKVAVGINEVPSSFARALQAYADKEKGEEVSG